The DNA sequence GTGACGCGCCCCGGGGACGCCCCCGTGGCGCCGCGCGACGCCGCAGCCGCGGCGCTGGCCCGCGGCGATGTCGCCGCTGCCGCCCGCCACCTGCGCCGCCTGCCCGAACCGCGCCCGGGCGCGATCAACGCCTGGCTCGCCGCGGCGGACCGCTGGCAGGCCGGCATGGCGGCGCTGACCACGCTGGAAACCGCCGCGGTCACGGTGCCGACGGTGCCGCCTCAGCGCGACCCGAACAGCGCGCTCCCGACGCGGACGACGGTCGCCCCCAGCATCGCCGCGGTTTCATAATCCGCCGACATCCCCATGCTCAGCTGGGACAGGCCATGCCGCCGTGCCAGCTCGGCGAGAAGCGCGAAAAACGGCGCCGCTTCGGTATCGGCCGGCGGCACGCACATCAACCCGACCACGGGCAGGCCGGCCGCGCCCGCCGCCGCCAGCATTGCCGGCAGGTCGGCGATCGCGCAGCCGCCCTTTTGCGCTTCGGCGCCGATATTGACCTGGATGTAGCAATCGGGCCGCTTGCCTGCCGCCATGGCCTTGCCGAGCGCGGTGATCAGCGACGGCCGGTCGACACTGTGGATGACATCGAACAGCGCCACCGCTTCGGCGGCCTTGTTGGACTGCAGCTGGCCGACGAGGTGGAGCCGGACATCGGGGGTCGCGGCGACCAGCGCCGGCCATTTCGCCTGCGCCTCGGCGACGCGATTCTCACCGAAGCTGCGCTGCCCAGCGGCGATCAGCGGCGCGATTGCCTCCGGCCCCCAGGTCTTGCTGACGGCCACCAGCTCGATCGCGGCCGGGTCACGCCCGACGCTGCGCGCGGCGCGCGCCATCGCCGACGTCACCGCCGCAATCCGGTCGGCGGGTGTCATGCTGTCCAAGATCAGAAGGCGATGTTGGTGCCGAGATAGACCGACTGGTCGGGCCGGTCGGCATCGAGCAGGGTCGGTGTCGTCGGCGCCAGCTTGTAGCGGACGCCGCCGGTGACCGACAGCCGCGGTGCAAAGGCATAGGCGCCGCTCAGCTCCGCCGAATAACGCCGCTCGAGCGGGTACAGCAGCAGGCTGCCCTGCTCGGCTGTGCCCTGCAGGCGGGTCTTCCAGTTGCGGCCGCCATAGCTCAGGCCGATATCGATAGCGTCGCTGCGGGTGGCGAGCAGCGCCGCCGGGCCGGGTTCGACATGGCGATAGGCAGTGTTGACGGCAAAGCCCTTCCAGCCGACCGAAACGTCGACGGCATAGGCGGTCGGCAGCGCCGCCGTTGCCTCGACCGGCGCCGCGGCGCGCGATCGATCGGTGGCGGCGGCAACGACGCGCGTGCTCAGCCCGAGCGACAGCGCCTTGCGGCTGTCGGCCTGGCCCGATGGCGTGAAACGGAAGGCGCGCTCCTGCGTCTGCAACCGCGCCGATGCGGCATTATTGCCGGCGGCGGTGAAGCTGAACTTGTTGAGGTCACTGACCGGCGGCTGGAACGACGTGACCGGCGTATCGAAGCTGAAGCGCTGCTTGGGCGTCGCCTTGGTCACCGTCATCGTCATCGTCTTGGTGGCGGCGAGCGCCGGCGCGGCCAACAATGCGACGACAAGTGCAGCGGTCACGACCAAAGACGGGCGCGCCGAAGCGCCCCCTATGGCCAAGGCGGAGTTTCCCCCGCGCGAATCACCTGCCGCGAACATGTCCAAGCCCTATCAGCGTCATTCCCGGTCGCCCAGATGCTAACAACATGGTTCGGCCACATTTGTCCGATTATTCGCAAGGACTGTGGTTTGCAGCGCACAGTTGCGCGCATCAGGCCCGCCCGCCCGAACCGCGCCCGGCGCATTCGCGCGGGAAGGCTTGGCGCATCGGTGCGGCAAAGCCTATAAGCCCCCGCGTAGCGTTTGGAAGGCCATGAAGTTGAAGAGATCGTCGATGCGCCGTTTCGGAATCCTGCTGGTCGGCGTGGCGCTGGCCGGCTCGCTCGGCGCCTGCGGCAAGAAGGACCGGCCGCGCACCGCCGCCGAAGCGCCGGCGCGGCTGACGACGATCGGCGTCAATGCCTATCTGTGGCGGGCTGCGCTCGACACCATCGGCTTCATGCCGCTGGCGCAGGTCGATTCGAACGGCGGCATCATCATCACCGACTGGTATGCGACGCCGCAGAGCCCCAACGAGCGCGTCAAGGTCACCATCGCCATCCTCGATACCGAATTGCGCGCCGATGCCATCAAGGTCACCGCCGTGCGCCAGACCATCGCCGGATCGGGCTGGGTCGATGCGCCGGTGCGCCCGGGCACGGTGCAGAAACTGGAAGAAACCATCCTCAGCCGCGCCCGCGACCTGCGCCGGTCGCAATATAACGGCTGATCCAGACCCGAATGGCACAGAAATTCGACTATCAGGGCGCCGAAACGCGCTGGCAGGCGGCATGGGCGGCAGCGGACAGCTTTCGCGCCGATGACGCGTCGCCGCGGCCCAAGGCCTATGTGCTGGAGATGTTCCCCTATCCGTCGGGGCGCATCCACATGGGCCATGTCCGCAACTACACGATGGGCGATGTCATCGCCCGCACCCGCCGCGCCCAGGGTTTCGAAGTGCTCCACCCGATGGGGTGGGACGCCTTCGGCATGCCGGCCGAAAACGCCGCCATGGAGCGCGGCGTCCACCCCGGCGACTGGACGCGCGCCAATATCGCAGCGATGCGGTCGCAGTTGAAGCGGCTGGGCTTTGCCTTCGACTGGAGCCGCGAGCTGGCGACCTGCGAGCCTGATTATTATGGGCAGGAACAGGCGCTGTTCCTCGATCTGCTCGCCGCCGGGCTGGTGTATCGCAAGGAATCGGCGGTCAACTGGGATCCGGTCGACATGACCGTGCTCGCCAATGAACAGGTCATCGATGGCCGCGGCTGGCGGTCGGGCGCCGTTGTTGAACGCCGCCGGCTGAGCCAGTGGTTCCTGCGCATCACCGATTTCGCCGACGACCTGATCGCCGGGTTGGAAACCCTGGCGGACTGGCCCGAAAAGGTCCGGCTCATGCAGGACAACTGGATCGGCCGGTCGCAGGGACTTCGCTTCACATTTGCCGTCGTCGGCGCCGACACCAGCTTCGACGTCTTCACCACCCGCCCCGATACGCTGTTCGGCGCCAGTTTCGCAGCATTGGCTCCGGACCACCCGATCAGCACGGCGCTGGCGGAGACCACCCCGGGGCTTGCCGATTTCATCGCCGAATGCCGCGCCGGCGGCACGGCGACCGCCGATATCGAGGGCCAGGAGAAAAAGGGCTACGATACCGGCCTGTCGGTGGTCCACCCGCTCGACCCGACGATCACCCTGCCGGTGTTCGTCGCCAATTTCGTGCTGATGGACTATGGCACCGGCGCCATCTTCGGCTGCCCGGCGCATGACCAGCGCGACCTCGATTTCGCCCGCAAATATGCCCTGCCGGTGACTCGCGTGGTCGCCCCCGAAGGCGAGGCGGACTTGGCCGTTGCCGACG is a window from the Polymorphobacter fuscus genome containing:
- a CDS encoding YggS family pyridoxal phosphate-dependent enzyme, with product MTPADRIAAVTSAMARAARSVGRDPAAIELVAVSKTWGPEAIAPLIAAGQRSFGENRVAEAQAKWPALVAATPDVRLHLVGQLQSNKAAEAVALFDVIHSVDRPSLITALGKAMAAGKRPDCYIQVNIGAEAQKGGCAIADLPAMLAAAGAAGLPVVGLMCVPPADTEAAPFFALLAELARRHGLSQLSMGMSADYETAAMLGATVVRVGSALFGSR
- a CDS encoding DUF3576 domain-containing protein, encoding MRRFGILLVGVALAGSLGACGKKDRPRTAAEAPARLTTIGVNAYLWRAALDTIGFMPLAQVDSNGGIIITDWYATPQSPNERVKVTIAILDTELRADAIKVTAVRQTIAGSGWVDAPVRPGTVQKLEETILSRARDLRRSQYNG